TGAAAGAAAATTTCGAATTCGAAGCCGACCCAAATATCTCATCGATGATTCTCCACTTTTCTCATCGATCAGCCTGTGACCCTATCTATCTTTTTCTTTGCTTAGCGAGCTAGCGATGTCAATCCACCACAGAAACCAATTAAGGCTTCAAACGTACCCCTGCCTATATAAGCATGCCACATTTGCCTCAACCTCATCATCAACCACACTTCCTCACTTGCCTCCATATATAGCAACCTTTGCTTCTCTCATTAATTAATTCACAAACTAACTTAGCTTCCAAATTCATATGGAGAGGGTGACAAAGATGGTATCAGAGAGGCCAGTGGTGATATTCAGCAAGAGCTCGTGCTGCATGAGCCACACCATAAAGACCCTCTTGTGTGACTTTGGGGTGAATCCAGCGGTTCATGAGCTGGATGAGATCCCAAGAGGCAGAGACATTGAGCAAGCTCTTTCAAGGCTTGGTTGTTCTCCATCTGTTCCTGCTGTCTTCATTTCTGGTGAGCTTGTTGGTGGAGCCAATGAAGTCATGAGCCTTCACCTTAATCGCTCCTTAATTCCAATGCTTAAGAAAGCAGGAGCCCTTTGGGTTTAATTGATCAATTCATATAATTGATCTTCTCCCAATTCATCACCACTCATCTTGATCAACCACACATATATGCAGGCtctctaattaataattatacctgttttggttatatatatgtatgtaatgATGTGATTATATACGTAGGAGCAGCATATATATAATGAggatatatgtgtgtgtgtgtgtgtgtgtgtccaCGGTATTATTAGGATAGAGTATATCGCACTAGCTATGTAATAATGAGGCTAACTTAACTGATCGTGGTGTAGTTTAGCCTTTTTTGACGGGTTAAATCAATGTAATGTTATCTTTttgatatacatatataataaattagatGGAGTTGCAGCTTATATGAtgaagtttaaaattttaagcatCAGGTAAGTAATAGTGGTTTAATTATcagtattttcataattttttttttcaaattatggcTACACTCTCTATCCTAGATCGAGAGAATAAGAGAAATATAGTTAAATGCCCTTTTGATTTATAGTTAagtaaattgattttgatacaatttattttaaactgtTAAATGTAATTAAGATGTGTGTTTAATCTCAGCCAGATgcgattaattaattaattaatctgaaTTTGGATGTAAAACAATCAAAGTCTTTTCAGGCCGAtaataaatttgagaaaataacaTAAGTAAAACGAGGATACAAAAATGAAACCATCACTTTCATTAGCCATATTTATATTGGGTACACAcgaaatgatatatttaaagaCTTCTTCATAAAATGTCATACAATTAAATCATGGATAACATAATATTGGTGTTACTATATATAGCTTTTCTGTAAAATATACTGTGCAAGTATCGATCGTTACTAGCTAGTGAATATATTGGTGGTTGGATTCTAGCTAGTCCTCCTTCGTTCAACCCCATTTTTTCCTTGTTAAAGAAGGAAATATCGTAAATGAATACCTGAGTTGTCTCTGAATCACGGTACTAATTGCTAATCATttgttaaaaagaataattatacTGGAATTAATTACatcaaattaaagattaaaccaGAACAAAATCTTACTAGCTAAAAGTGGAATATTTGTAAGACAAAAATATTGATAACAAGAACAAAATCTTACTAGTTAGTggaatatttataagaaaaaaaaaatactagcgCATGTGATTAGGCTACAAGCTACGTCTTTGTCTTTGTTAAATTATTTGCAAGTACAACAAATTATCTCAAACAATCCATATACttgatgcaaactcaatttataagtaatagataataaatttaaatgtaaaatttaaagaaagtaaGAGATAAGAaagttaaaatagaagataaaaagaggtagaagataagataaagatttaaaaataaagataagagatttaaacataaaaaatagaagataaaatagataaaaaatttaaagataagaaaagtaaaagataaggtgatgataaaaagataattaagaaTGCAAATATATTAGGGCTTAGCATGTTAAAACTAttgtgatgtaatgttaataattttttctatctAATGGTATCTCTTATTCCATCACATCTACTCCGATACTCTATCTATCTTTTTGGTTTCCCATATGAAgagtctaatttatctatttttttctcccaaatttcttaacaaagataataaaaataataaatcgcaTTATGATTAGAGATGTATGAATTGGACTAAATGAATATCAATCTATTTCTAACAATTATTTCATTTAG
This region of Glycine soja cultivar W05 chromosome 17, ASM419377v2, whole genome shotgun sequence genomic DNA includes:
- the LOC114392889 gene encoding monothiol glutaredoxin-S2 encodes the protein MERVTKMVSERPVVIFSKSSCCMSHTIKTLLCDFGVNPAVHELDEIPRGRDIEQALSRLGCSPSVPAVFISGELVGGANEVMSLHLNRSLIPMLKKAGALWV